The Deinococcus ruber genomic interval CCACCGTCCTTGAGGTGAGGTGCGTTCCCTTATAGCTGAGCATGCTGCTCGCGTTCCTGGTCCCACGCTCCGGTTAACGGGTGACGTCCAAAATCAGTTGTGCCGTCTCCGCCGGCATGTCCCACTGCGGATAATGACCGCTGTGTTCAAACCAGTGCAGCGTCGCGTCCGGGAACAGGGCCTGTGCCCGGTGGGCCTGCCGAGGTAAACACACCCGGTCATGCCGGCCCCAGCCGATCACCACCCGTTTCGTCAGGCTGCCCTTGGGCGTTCCCAGCCGCACGTCACCCTCCTGCATGATCAAGTCGTGCATCAGGTCGTGCGCGGAGGGCGCGGCCGCGTAGGTCTGCATCTCGATCAAGCTGAGCCGGGCATCCAGTGTCCACGGATGGGTCGAATACTGAGCGTACACCACGCTCCGACCAATGGGGTTGGCGGTCAGCGTGGGCATGAGCGGCTGGAAGAGCCGAATCATCGCCAGCGAGAACTGGCCGGTGCGGTAGTAGAAGGGTTTTTCCCAGCCGCGCTGGAAGCCCCCCGGATCAAGTGACACCACGGCCCCGACGACGCCGCGTCGTGCCAGTTCGAGCACCAGCCGAGCGCCCATGGAACTGCCGACCGCATCGATGCCCAGCAGGCCGTGGACCCTCAGAAAGTCTGTGACGGCGTCGGCCAGGGTCGCCACCGAGCGCTTGCCCACCAAGGGGGCGGTGTGACCGAAGCCTGGGAGGTCAAGAGCGATCACGTCGCGTTGGGCGGTGAGGTCAGCCAGCACGGGCGTCCAGGAACGCCAACTGCTGCCCAGTCCATGGATGAGTAGCAGGGGTTTGCCCTGCCCGCGACGGTAATAGTTGAACTGCATGCGGCAAGGTAGCGGGCAACGCGAAGGGAACCTCCGTTCCACCTCACATATGCAGAGAACTCTAAAGAATGCAGGCGGTGCACACGGAAGCTGATTGCCTGCCTGATCTTGCCCGTCGGGCGTCACTGGAACGGTCTGATCTGCTGGACCAAACCGATGACGCGGATCGCGTGAGCATCTGACCGATCCGGTGCTGCGAGAGGGTCTGGCACAACTGCTCGACCATCATCAAGCCCTCAAGCTTGCCGTCATCGCTGATGGGTTGGAAGACAGAGAGGTGATGGACGATTTACTCTACTGGCTCGATGCCGAACGCCTGGACCAACTGGAGCTGCCGGACAGGCAAGAGGACTGACAGAACAGCAGGGAGCCGCGTCAGATCAAGATCGGCGCGGCTCCCTGCTGAATAGAGGCTAGGTGCTGTCTCTGACCCTGAACTTCAACTCCGGAGCAAGGTCGCCCGCAACTGCTGAAGGGCTTCTCCTATCTGCCGAACGGTCTCTTCGGGCGTCAGGGCATGCGCAGCTGGGGTGGCTCTCTCGTCACCCAAGGGTGTGTGTTTCAGGACGCAGGAAGGTTGAATACGTTCTCCCGCACCTCCACCTTCCAACAGCGTGCGGACCAGGAGCAAAGCCCGCTCGGCGGTTTCAAGCTGAGAAATGACTTGCTCTTGGCGAACGCACGCCATCAAGGCATATGGCCGCGAACGGGGGGATTCTATCGTCATGGTTGTTTCCTTCTGGCATCCCTGACAGGGAAATGGGGTGGTGTCCTGGCGCACCTGCAACGGCAGTTTTGGGTCAACGTTATTAAACGCGACCGAGTGGCACTGAATTCTTACCGACACCCCCTGGCCTGGAGGTCATCAGGTCCAAATGCAAGCCTGCCGAATCGCCCGGTACCAACAGGGGAGTCGCGCCAGAGTGAGATGGGCGCGGCTCTTCTGCCATCGTTGCGGGGGCGGGCGGCCCAGCTCGGCAGACACCTTCACTGTGACGGCTGACGGATATGTGTGCCTTACGGGAGTCTTGAGAAAGTAGATGGGGGGCTCTAGCAATTTCTAACCCCACTGGGGTGAAGTGGGCACATGCCACAGCTTTCCCCTTTCACTTCCCCCGAGTTGGCCAAACTCCTTGAACAGATCAACACCCCCGGTCAACGTCTCCCCCAAATGGCCGAGATCAAACTCTCTCTTCTCCTCAACACCGACCCAGAATTCAAAATAGCCCTCATTGCTATCATCCAACGTTATCTATTAGGGCAAACACGCACAGCTACTCAAAGCTTGTAAAATGATAGCTACAGGATTATCTAAAAAC includes:
- a CDS encoding alpha/beta fold hydrolase; its protein translation is MQFNYYRRGQGKPLLLIHGLGSSWRSWTPVLADLTAQRDVIALDLPGFGHTAPLVGKRSVATLADAVTDFLRVHGLLGIDAVGSSMGARLVLELARRGVVGAVVSLDPGGFQRGWEKPFYYRTGQFSLAMIRLFQPLMPTLTANPIGRSVVYAQYSTHPWTLDARLSLIEMQTYAAAPSAHDLMHDLIMQEGDVRLGTPKGSLTKRVVIGWGRHDRVCLPRQAHRAQALFPDATLHWFEHSGHYPQWDMPAETAQLILDVTR